The genomic stretch GTGCCCTCCAGGGGGCGGGCCGGGGCGAAGGCGCCGGCGGCCTCGTCCACCGTGCAGGACCAGGGGGCGAGGTCGTCCAGGGTCTCCAGCCGCGGGGCCGGGACGCCGGGCGCCCGCACCAGCCACTCGTTCCACACCGCCCCGTCCGGCCCGACCAGCACCTCGAAGCGCAGGTCGGGCCAGAGCGGCAGGGCCCAGCGGCGGGCCTCGCAGCCGACGTCCCCGAGCCGGCGCGGAACGACGGACTCCGGCTCGCCGAGGACGGACCGGTACCGGGCGGCGGCGGACCGGGATCTCGGCGAACGGACCATCGCCTGCCAGCGCTTGTTGGCCTCCCGCATGTCCGCGATCGACGCGCCCAGCGCCCGGCGGGCGCCCTCGACCAGATCCGGGTTGTGGTCGGCCATACGGCGCAGCAGCACCAGCTGGAAGTCCAGATCCATGCCCTCATGGTGCACGGTCTGCCTCCCGGCCATTGCCCGGGCAACTCTCCATGACTAGCCTGTGTTCGTCATGCCGATCGTCTGTTGATATCTCGAACATCTCGACATCGAGGTGTCGAACGGGCGCTTAGACCCAAGGGAGGGGGCCGGACGTGGGACGCCTCGTGCCTGCCGTGACCCGGGCTCTCGACATTCTTGAGCTGTTCCTCGACGGGGACGGTACGCTCTCCGCCCCCGACATCGTGCGCAAGCTCCAGCTGCCGCGCACCACCGTGCACGAGCTGGTCACCACGCTCGCCGCACGCTCGTACATCGTGCCCGTGCCGGGCCAGCCCGGACGCTACCGGCTCGGCGTACGCCCGTACCAGCTCGGCAGCCGCTACGCCGAGCAGCTCGACCTGGCCGCCGAGGGCCAGCAGGTGGCCCGCTCGGTCGCCGAGACCTGCGACGAGACGGTCCACGTGGCGATCCTGGAGGGCACCGACGTCATATACATCGCCAAGGTCGACTCCACGCACGCCGTCCGCATGGTCTCGGCCGCCGGCCGCCGCCTGCCGGCCCACTGCACCTCGGTCGGCAAGATGCTGCTGGCCTCGCTGCCCGAGCAGGAGCTGGCGGCGCGGATCCCGGACGGCGCCGAGCTGACCGCGATGACGCCCAACAGCATCACCGACCCCGCCGTACTGCGCGAGGCGCTGGCCGAGATCCGGCGGCACGGCATCGCGGTGGAGAGCCGCGAGTCCAACCCGGACGTCAGCTGTGTGGCCGCCCCGGTCCGCGACCGCACCGGCCAGGTCGTTGCCGCTCTCTCCGTCTCGGTCCCCATGATCCGCTGGAGCGACGAGCGCCGGGCCGAGCTGGAGCAGCTGGCGGCGAAGGGCGCGGCCGAGCTGTCCGAGCGGCTGGGCCACCGGGGCACGGCGTGAGCGGCGGATACGAGGTCGCGGTACGGGCGGCGGCGCAGCTGGGCGAGGGCCCGACCTGGGACCCGGCCACGGGCCGGCTGATCTGGCTCGACATCCTGGGCATGCGCGTCCAC from Streptomyces roseochromogenus subsp. oscitans DS 12.976 encodes the following:
- a CDS encoding IclR family transcriptional regulator; the protein is MGRLVPAVTRALDILELFLDGDGTLSAPDIVRKLQLPRTTVHELVTTLAARSYIVPVPGQPGRYRLGVRPYQLGSRYAEQLDLAAEGQQVARSVAETCDETVHVAILEGTDVIYIAKVDSTHAVRMVSAAGRRLPAHCTSVGKMLLASLPEQELAARIPDGAELTAMTPNSITDPAVLREALAEIRRHGIAVESRESNPDVSCVAAPVRDRTGQVVAALSVSVPMIRWSDERRAELEQLAAKGAAELSERLGHRGTA